A single genomic interval of Cellvibrio sp. PSBB023 harbors:
- a CDS encoding nucleotidyltransferase domain-containing protein → MSDYSLTPKAESLICTELQKAFSNALGIYAFGSRIQGTANAQSDLDLAVLVAGYAAPLQLFEMANQLADKFGYEVDLLDLRAASTVMQHQVITTGRRLWAKDMQADLFDVFVLNEKMALDELRAEQLNEIRETGRIYGK, encoded by the coding sequence ATGAGCGATTATTCTTTAACACCCAAAGCCGAATCCCTAATCTGCACCGAACTGCAAAAAGCCTTCTCCAATGCACTCGGTATTTACGCCTTCGGCAGCCGCATACAAGGCACGGCCAATGCACAAAGCGATTTGGATTTGGCGGTATTGGTCGCCGGTTATGCCGCCCCATTGCAGCTATTTGAAATGGCCAACCAATTGGCCGACAAGTTCGGTTACGAGGTAGACTTGCTCGACCTGCGTGCTGCATCTACTGTGATGCAACACCAAGTTATCACTACAGGCCGCCGCTTGTGGGCGAAAGATATGCAGGCCGATTTATTCGATGTATTTGTATTGAATGAAAAAATGGCTTTAGACGAACTGCGCGCTGAACAACTCAATGAAATCCGCGAGACCGGACGTATTTATGGCAAATGA
- a CDS encoding DUF86 domain-containing protein, translating to MANDILINKAASIERCINRVREEYTKAGADFATDYSRQDAAILNIQRACEAALDMGQHIIRTKQLGVTQSARDVFTLLAQAKLIDSTLAETMKRMIGFRNIAVHDYQAPLLPIVENIITNHLDDFVNFSKQLLQHNN from the coding sequence ATGGCAAATGATATTCTGATTAACAAAGCCGCCAGCATAGAGCGCTGCATTAACCGTGTGCGCGAGGAATACACCAAGGCCGGTGCCGACTTTGCGACCGACTACAGCCGACAAGACGCCGCAATTCTAAATATTCAACGCGCCTGCGAAGCCGCCCTAGATATGGGGCAACATATCATCCGCACAAAACAACTCGGCGTAACGCAAAGTGCACGTGACGTATTTACCCTGCTCGCCCAAGCAAAGCTAATCGACAGCACCCTTGCTGAAACAATGAAACGCATGATCGGCTTTCGCAATATTGCCGTTCACGATTACCAAGCGCCGCTATTGCCTATCGTGGAAAACATCATCACAAATCACTTGGATGATTTCGTTAATTTTTCAAAACAACTTTTGCAACATAATAATTAG
- a CDS encoding class I SAM-dependent methyltransferase: MPSTALYTDLSSYYDLMCADINYQEQSAYVRRLHDLLGNKGKDYLDLACGTGPHLRHFIDFGYTATGVDINQPMLDIAQLRCPEAQFTQQDMSHLNMVTQMDLISCFLYSIHYNQSIAALTECITSVHRALKPGGLFCFNAVDKSTIDNRDGIKRQLTHDDSDFSFQSNWYYCGEGDLQQLQLSIERTTNGITEQWRDHHPMVALTFAQLQQLLEPYFEVHIFAHDYQRITPWENSAGNAFFVGIKH; the protein is encoded by the coding sequence ATGCCCTCCACCGCCCTTTACACTGATCTTTCCAGCTATTACGACTTGATGTGCGCCGACATCAACTATCAGGAACAGAGCGCTTATGTACGCAGGCTTCATGATTTATTGGGCAATAAAGGAAAAGACTATCTGGATTTAGCCTGTGGCACCGGGCCGCATTTGCGGCATTTTATCGATTTTGGCTATACCGCCACTGGTGTAGATATTAACCAGCCCATGCTCGATATTGCGCAACTGCGCTGCCCCGAGGCGCAATTTACCCAACAGGATATGAGCCACCTGAATATGGTGACGCAAATGGATTTAATCAGCTGTTTTTTATACTCAATCCACTATAACCAAAGCATTGCCGCACTCACCGAATGCATTACCAGTGTTCACCGCGCACTCAAACCCGGCGGGCTGTTTTGTTTTAACGCCGTGGATAAAAGCACTATTGATAACCGTGATGGTATTAAACGCCAGCTCACGCATGACGACAGCGACTTTAGCTTTCAGTCCAATTGGTATTATTGCGGTGAAGGCGACCTGCAACAATTACAACTGAGCATTGAGCGAACCACCAATGGTATAACCGAACAGTGGCGCGATCATCACCCGATGGTCGCCCTCACCTTTGCGCAGTTGCAACAATTGCTTGAACCCTATTTTGAAGTGCATATTTTTGCACATGATTACCAGCGGATTACGCCATGGGAAAATAGTGCGGGAAATGCTTTTTTTGTAGGGATAAAACATTAA
- a CDS encoding sulfotransferase family protein, whose translation MNKLFIIGLPRTGTTSISVALLDCGFKVAHTAYTKRAFELADVVSDAPCFCDYKELDQLFPRSKFVYLERSLEHWVPSMQMLLGKMLPELAPKTGYLNPVLKRVMNQTFAPFSTNNPLSKEHLEACYMRHEQQVMDFFAQREDFLRIDISHSNSLQALLRFIGIEPLATNLFPHLNSGKQVDSWKAIKHPNKINSLSAGTEHRQFLDYRQLGLNR comes from the coding sequence ATGAACAAACTTTTCATCATCGGCCTACCCCGCACAGGTACTACCAGCATTAGTGTGGCGCTGCTGGATTGCGGTTTTAAGGTTGCTCATACCGCTTATACCAAGCGTGCATTTGAGTTGGCAGATGTAGTGTCTGATGCGCCGTGTTTTTGTGACTACAAAGAATTGGACCAACTCTTTCCCCGTTCAAAATTTGTGTATCTGGAACGCAGCCTTGAGCACTGGGTGCCGTCCATGCAAATGCTATTAGGTAAAATGCTGCCCGAACTTGCGCCCAAAACCGGTTATTTAAACCCGGTATTAAAACGAGTGATGAATCAAACCTTTGCGCCTTTTAGTACCAATAATCCCTTAAGCAAAGAACATCTGGAAGCCTGTTATATGCGTCACGAGCAACAAGTGATGGATTTTTTCGCGCAGCGAGAGGATTTTTTACGCATTGATATTAGCCACAGTAATAGCCTGCAAGCATTATTGCGCTTTATAGGTATTGAACCGCTAGCCACCAACCTATTTCCGCATTTAAATAGCGGCAAACAAGTCGACAGTTGGAAAGCCATAAAACACCCGAATAAAATTAATTCGCTCAGTGCAGGCACAGAACATCGCCAATTTTTGGATTACCGACAACTCGGACTGAACAGGTAA
- a CDS encoding MmcQ/YjbR family DNA-binding protein has translation MNPNKALHQYLINLPAVLLDYPFGDDIHVYKVEGKVFAIYFQDANSRRLNLKCDPVLAEQLRSVFSEVTPGYHMNKKHWNTLDLTGDLPQSEVFKQIDHSYALIVKKLPKAVKQRLRIQHESLAWLS, from the coding sequence ATGAACCCTAATAAAGCGTTGCATCAGTATTTAATCAATTTGCCAGCGGTTTTGCTGGACTACCCTTTTGGTGATGACATCCATGTATACAAAGTGGAAGGGAAAGTGTTTGCGATTTATTTTCAGGATGCAAATAGCAGGCGACTGAACCTGAAGTGTGACCCGGTACTGGCAGAACAACTGCGCAGCGTGTTCAGTGAGGTAACACCCGGCTATCACATGAATAAAAAGCACTGGAATACATTGGACTTAACCGGTGACTTACCGCAAAGCGAGGTGTTCAAGCAAATAGATCACTCCTATGCACTCATCGTAAAAAAACTCCCCAAGGCAGTGAAGCAGCGTTTGCGTATTCAGCATGAAAGCTTGGCTTGGTTAAGCTAG
- a CDS encoding glycosyltransferase family 39 protein: MENLAIIRPLFNHRYLLLLLLLTGAIFLKGMTPSFSSDDFVHLENNIHFQNLAEASEVFIKPYGREYRPLVRLSLWLNHQMGDTALAYKLSNLFMHLLCVALLYGVMLRVGVTKTTALIAASLFAFHPIHTTSVHFILGRTDLVAAVFYLATLYCVAGWKQSPRLGQQAITLVWFVAALLSKELSITLPAMMLAILLVQRKNFALPHIVRTALSLWPYALLALIYLLARLYQWKSMDAAVAVYTDFSLRNIVTNYAEWAFALLYPFDLYVAREWQLLHTNLFIALSIMASLSAAVVAVYIWRPATARLMRSPLFWLGLFWILVTLIPMMGGNSHRWYLYLPSAGLSLMMAAAWPETSGHRRTLLNLLLAVTLLVYSGETWRQSLIWHTQSQMTERLLSEAETIELRQYPEIAIANMPFGYQSAFLFTHSAFEEALRVRYGSSPRIKVLSYMNLDVQNPVKLSRSAHEVSFTISPNAFRYFRLPNQQIFFTKPDVYPQGDMTLRIDQLDAAGRISAYSLLLPVNDVVPLYYFDGERFIRLPSTTSE, encoded by the coding sequence ATGGAAAACCTAGCGATTATTCGTCCGTTATTTAATCACCGCTATTTATTGCTGTTGCTGTTATTGACCGGCGCTATTTTTTTAAAGGGCATGACGCCCTCTTTCTCTTCCGATGACTTTGTACATTTGGAAAACAATATTCATTTCCAGAATCTGGCAGAGGCATCCGAGGTTTTTATCAAACCTTATGGTCGAGAGTACCGGCCTTTGGTACGTCTGTCTCTGTGGCTGAACCATCAAATGGGTGATACGGCACTGGCCTACAAGCTCAGCAATTTATTTATGCATTTGCTGTGTGTCGCCTTACTTTACGGGGTGATGTTGCGTGTAGGGGTGACCAAAACCACAGCATTAATTGCCGCCAGCCTTTTTGCTTTCCACCCGATTCACACCACCAGCGTACATTTTATTTTGGGGCGTACTGATTTGGTGGCAGCCGTGTTTTATTTGGCCACGCTCTATTGCGTGGCAGGCTGGAAGCAATCGCCTCGCCTTGGGCAACAGGCCATCACACTGGTTTGGTTTGTTGCGGCGCTCCTGTCCAAAGAGCTGTCCATCACCCTGCCCGCCATGATGCTTGCTATTTTGCTTGTGCAGCGCAAAAACTTCGCACTTCCTCACATAGTGCGAACCGCCCTATCACTCTGGCCCTATGCACTTCTGGCACTGATTTATTTACTCGCACGCCTTTATCAATGGAAATCCATGGATGCTGCTGTTGCGGTGTATACCGACTTTTCGCTGCGCAATATTGTCACCAATTATGCCGAATGGGCCTTTGCACTGCTCTACCCGTTTGACCTTTACGTCGCCCGTGAATGGCAGCTTTTGCACACAAACTTATTCATTGCGTTATCGATAATGGCGAGCCTGTCGGCAGCAGTTGTTGCTGTGTATATTTGGCGCCCCGCCACTGCCAGGCTGATGCGCTCACCACTCTTCTGGCTCGGGTTATTCTGGATTCTGGTGACACTGATTCCGATGATGGGAGGCAATTCGCATCGCTGGTATTTGTATTTACCCAGCGCTGGTTTGAGTTTGATGATGGCGGCTGCATGGCCCGAGACCAGTGGACACAGACGCACGCTGTTAAACCTGCTGCTCGCTGTCACCCTGTTGGTTTATAGCGGCGAAACATGGCGCCAATCACTCATTTGGCACACACAAAGCCAAATGACTGAACGCCTGCTATCTGAAGCAGAAACCATAGAATTGCGCCAATACCCTGAAATCGCTATTGCCAATATGCCTTTCGGTTATCAGAGTGCGTTTCTGTTTACCCACAGTGCATTTGAAGAGGCGCTGCGGGTTCGCTACGGCAGCAGCCCGCGTATTAAGGTGCTGAGCTACATGAATTTGGATGTGCAAAATCCAGTTAAACTCAGCCGCTCAGCGCATGAAGTGAGCTTTACGATTTCACCTAATGCATTCCGCTACTTTCGCTTGCCCAACCAACAGATCTTTTTTACCAAGCCCGATGTTTACCCTCAAGGTGATATGACTTTACGCATAGACCAACTTGATGCCGCTGGGCGCATCAGCGCATACAGCCTGCTGCTTCCGGTTAATGATGTAGTGCCGCTGTATTATTTTGATGGTGAGCGCTTCATTCGCCTGCCCTCTACCACTAGCGAATAA
- the glp gene encoding gephyrin-like molybdotransferase Glp: protein MDPCSQPDLLPVELALERILNQLVPLADHETLALADGLDRVLASAVVAPVNVPSGDNSAMDGYALRAADCTSPLRVIGDVFAGRPFAGALAAGEAVRIMTGGLIPAGADAVVMQENTQRSGDLVTINAIPRIGENIRRAGEDIALGTQLLSAGKMINALDIGLLASVGCASLPLIRKVRIALLTTGDELLVPGAAPVQGKIYDSNRPLLAALLQRLPVELLDIGIIPDDPLALRRAFIRASEWADVVISTGGVSVGDADYTKTILAELGAIDFWKIAMKPGKPFAFGRLGQSWFFGLPGNPVSTAVTYHQLVVPALRHLAGEVFSPAETIIAQVLSPLKKQPGRMDFQRGVLSCPEGQNRVVSAGLQSSGVLSGMAKANCYICLERERGPVAAGEWVSVIPFDRFIR, encoded by the coding sequence ATGGATCCTTGTTCACAACCTGATTTGCTGCCGGTTGAGCTTGCCCTCGAGCGCATCCTCAACCAGTTAGTGCCGCTTGCCGATCATGAAACACTTGCCCTTGCAGATGGATTGGATCGCGTACTGGCCAGTGCGGTTGTTGCCCCCGTTAATGTTCCCTCTGGCGATAACTCCGCCATGGACGGTTACGCACTGCGTGCGGCAGATTGCACATCGCCATTGCGTGTGATCGGCGATGTGTTTGCCGGTCGCCCTTTTGCGGGCGCATTAGCGGCAGGCGAAGCTGTGCGTATTATGACGGGCGGCCTGATTCCCGCTGGTGCTGATGCGGTAGTAATGCAAGAGAATACCCAGCGCTCGGGCGACCTTGTCACCATTAACGCAATACCGCGGATAGGCGAGAATATTCGTCGCGCCGGTGAAGATATTGCGCTAGGCACCCAATTATTGTCCGCCGGTAAAATGATCAATGCGCTGGATATTGGATTATTGGCCTCAGTAGGCTGCGCCAGTCTCCCCTTGATTCGCAAAGTGCGCATCGCGCTGCTCACCACGGGCGATGAGCTGCTGGTGCCCGGCGCAGCGCCAGTGCAGGGGAAAATCTATGACAGCAATCGCCCTTTACTTGCAGCGCTGTTGCAGCGGTTACCGGTTGAATTGCTTGATATAGGGATTATCCCTGATGATCCCCTGGCGCTGCGTCGCGCCTTTATTCGCGCCAGCGAGTGGGCTGATGTGGTGATTTCTACTGGCGGTGTGTCGGTGGGCGATGCGGATTACACCAAAACCATATTGGCGGAATTGGGTGCTATCGATTTCTGGAAAATCGCCATGAAGCCAGGTAAACCTTTCGCCTTTGGGCGCTTGGGGCAGAGCTGGTTTTTTGGTTTGCCGGGCAATCCGGTCTCCACCGCTGTGACTTATCACCAACTGGTTGTTCCTGCGTTGCGGCATTTGGCGGGGGAGGTGTTTTCCCCGGCAGAAACCATCATCGCGCAGGTGCTCAGCCCCTTAAAAAAACAACCGGGGCGCATGGATTTCCAGCGCGGCGTGCTCAGCTGCCCTGAAGGGCAGAACCGTGTTGTGAGCGCAGGTTTACAAAGCTCCGGCGTACTCAGCGGCATGGCGAAAGCGAATTGCTACATCTGCCTGGAGCGCGAACGCGGCCCAGTGGCCGCAGGCGAATGGGTCAGTGTTATCCCGTTTGATCGCTTTATTCGCTAG
- a CDS encoding transmembrane 220 family protein, whose translation MRYLSNAVLSINLLLLLAFSAVQWNDPDPLLWIAFYLLCAAVPLLVLLNKPKPVKILVVLALIACALEMTRTAAGAYNYYLHMTEEALMQGMNPNKPYIEEAREFLGALLAALMVVISQWLARFRLNNR comes from the coding sequence ATGCGCTATTTAAGTAATGCTGTATTGAGCATCAACCTGCTATTGCTGCTCGCTTTTTCTGCCGTGCAATGGAACGATCCTGATCCCTTGTTGTGGATTGCCTTTTATTTGCTCTGCGCGGCGGTACCGCTATTGGTACTACTCAATAAGCCCAAGCCGGTAAAAATTCTGGTTGTACTTGCGCTGATTGCCTGTGCACTTGAAATGACCCGAACCGCAGCCGGTGCCTACAACTATTACCTGCACATGACGGAAGAAGCGCTTATGCAAGGGATGAATCCCAATAAACCTTATATTGAAGAAGCCCGCGAATTTTTGGGCGCGTTGCTGGCGGCACTCATGGTCGTTATCAGTCAGTGGCTTGCACGATTCCGGTTAAACAACCGATAA
- a CDS encoding DNA internalization-related competence protein ComEC/Rec2, whose product MPLKMLLFALGVIAFGYSPYLPSQWWILCLLPLFLCCWYWPRLWYGAALVAGVAWGIVAGHQLQQQQLPAEFVGRDMVVTGQISGLPERDSQRVRFDFRVQSVSTSSGEPVAVDHFPQVLQLSWYRPRTYGSRDTSDKTELPSLVIGDYWQLTLRLKQPRGFVNPAGFDYQAWLLRQGVGATGYVVAKKDNRPITPAVTSFHWEDWINQRRHNLQQWVVQHTDSSERGILVALLIGDSALVEKVQWQRMQQTGTSHLIAISGLHVGFLALFGFYVGLLLGKCVQLLWHRCPALMIAWASAIACAAFYAALAGFNIPTVRTLIMLSVFYASCLLRRNLRVIDIFCWALVLVVMLDPLAAYDMGFWLSFGAVGLLLVYFSGRLVVKPSSAPWSGFTLKDMVIGFIRSQWVMFIGLILPLSLLVSTVSLVAPIANAIAIPLITFFVVPLLLMGAAVGDAWLGLSELLLAAAAKAMELLAVFLDGLLAAAGSWASPVVAFSPSLLLLLSLSVVVLILPRGFLPRYLGIAGLGIGAVLAFLVPAPIKEDLKVTLLDVGQGTAIVVQVGASTLVYDTGPQYTHSFDAGSAIVAPYLFAQGIRAIDYLVVSHRDMDHAGGMNGLLERVEVGQLLMGEPVPVVSSNNNAPSSQACHSFPAWQWQAVQFRFLVVPETARNNANNRSCVLLISYGDQHIVLPGDIETRIEHQLLYTDQVPEGLALVVAAHHGSRTSSGTLWVQRTRPRYVVYSAGYRSQHGHPHPQVQARYEAVGSQAINTALAGAVVFRWRHGELQAVERYREQARRYWYGF is encoded by the coding sequence GTGCCGCTAAAAATGCTGCTGTTTGCCTTAGGTGTTATCGCCTTTGGATACTCGCCCTATTTACCTTCCCAGTGGTGGATCTTGTGTTTGTTGCCGCTGTTCTTGTGCTGCTGGTATTGGCCGCGCCTTTGGTATGGCGCTGCCTTGGTGGCAGGTGTCGCCTGGGGGATTGTGGCAGGGCATCAACTCCAGCAACAGCAGTTGCCTGCAGAGTTTGTCGGGCGCGATATGGTGGTGACTGGTCAAATCAGTGGCTTACCCGAGCGCGATAGCCAGCGCGTGCGTTTTGATTTTCGTGTCCAGTCGGTTAGCACCAGTAGTGGTGAGCCAGTTGCCGTTGATCATTTTCCGCAGGTTTTGCAATTGAGTTGGTATCGCCCACGTACCTATGGCTCTCGGGATACCAGTGATAAAACTGAATTGCCATCATTGGTTATCGGTGATTATTGGCAATTGACCCTACGTTTAAAACAACCGCGCGGGTTTGTGAATCCGGCCGGTTTTGATTATCAGGCCTGGCTGTTACGACAGGGCGTTGGTGCTACCGGCTATGTGGTAGCCAAAAAAGATAATCGTCCAATAACACCCGCAGTCACTTCATTTCACTGGGAAGATTGGATTAACCAGCGGCGCCACAACCTGCAGCAATGGGTAGTGCAACACACCGACAGCAGCGAGCGCGGTATTTTAGTGGCGCTGCTTATTGGTGACTCCGCGCTGGTGGAAAAAGTCCAATGGCAGCGTATGCAGCAAACAGGCACCAGTCATTTGATTGCGATCTCCGGTTTGCATGTCGGTTTTCTCGCGCTTTTTGGGTTTTACGTTGGTTTGTTACTGGGCAAGTGTGTGCAATTGCTGTGGCATCGTTGCCCGGCGTTGATGATCGCTTGGGCCAGTGCGATTGCATGCGCTGCGTTTTATGCTGCCCTGGCCGGTTTTAATATTCCCACGGTGCGCACATTGATCATGCTCAGTGTGTTTTATGCCTCTTGCTTATTGCGCCGTAATCTACGGGTTATCGATATTTTTTGTTGGGCACTGGTACTGGTGGTCATGCTGGACCCTTTGGCGGCCTACGACATGGGTTTTTGGTTGTCGTTTGGTGCTGTAGGGTTGCTGCTAGTCTATTTTTCCGGCCGCCTTGTGGTTAAACCTTCATCGGCTCCCTGGTCTGGCTTCACGCTGAAGGACATGGTCATCGGTTTTATTCGCTCCCAGTGGGTGATGTTTATCGGGCTCATTTTGCCGCTCAGTTTGCTGGTCAGCACAGTGTCTTTGGTGGCGCCCATCGCCAATGCGATTGCCATTCCGTTAATCACCTTTTTTGTTGTGCCCTTGTTGCTTATGGGCGCTGCCGTAGGTGATGCATGGCTCGGGTTGAGCGAGTTACTGCTGGCTGCCGCAGCCAAGGCCATGGAGTTGCTCGCTGTGTTTTTGGATGGACTGCTGGCTGCCGCCGGATCCTGGGCGAGCCCGGTTGTTGCCTTCTCGCCCAGTCTTTTATTACTGCTCAGCCTCAGCGTAGTGGTGTTGATATTGCCCCGTGGATTCTTACCCCGATACCTTGGTATTGCTGGCTTAGGGATTGGAGCGGTGCTGGCATTTCTGGTCCCTGCGCCGATCAAGGAGGATTTAAAAGTCACCCTGTTGGATGTTGGCCAAGGGACGGCGATTGTTGTACAGGTGGGCGCTAGTACCCTGGTGTACGATACCGGGCCGCAATACACCCACAGTTTTGATGCAGGCAGCGCCATAGTCGCTCCTTATTTATTTGCCCAAGGAATTCGCGCCATTGATTATTTGGTAGTGAGCCACCGCGACATGGACCATGCCGGTGGCATGAATGGATTATTGGAGAGGGTAGAGGTAGGGCAGTTGTTAATGGGTGAACCTGTGCCTGTAGTATCGTCCAATAACAACGCTCCGTCTTCACAGGCGTGTCACAGCTTTCCTGCCTGGCAGTGGCAGGCGGTGCAATTCCGGTTTTTAGTCGTACCGGAAACCGCGCGCAATAATGCCAATAATCGCTCGTGCGTGTTGTTAATCAGCTATGGCGATCAGCACATAGTATTACCGGGCGATATAGAAACCCGTATCGAACATCAATTGCTTTATACGGATCAGGTACCTGAAGGCTTGGCTCTGGTGGTTGCCGCTCACCACGGCAGTCGCACCTCATCCGGTACCTTGTGGGTGCAGCGAACGCGGCCGCGTTACGTGGTCTATTCAGCAGGGTATCGCAGTCAACACGGTCATCCGCATCCGCAGGTACAAGCACGCTATGAGGCGGTGGGAAGTCAGGCGATTAATACAGCACTGGCCGGCGCGGTGGTGTTTCGTTGGCGCCATGGGGAATTACAGGCAGTTGAACGGTATCGCGAACAAGCGCGGCGCTATTGGTATGGCTTTTAA
- a CDS encoding DUF2062 domain-containing protein, giving the protein MARNLLKRFIPTPAAIKNTPGLHFLGDLLHDPNLFHLNRHSVSVAMFWGLFVALLPIPGQMPVAAAAALIFRCNLPLSVALTWITNPVTMPFFFFITYQMGRLILQTDPINLTTPELSWDWLANEFGHLWKPLLAGSVITGLLFGALGYGVMQLYWRWHVNNNWKKRKKMRAQKAGQAL; this is encoded by the coding sequence ATGGCACGAAATCTACTCAAGCGATTTATCCCGACCCCAGCCGCAATCAAAAACACCCCAGGGCTGCATTTTCTCGGCGATCTGCTGCACGACCCCAACCTGTTTCACTTGAACCGCCATTCAGTGTCTGTTGCCATGTTTTGGGGGTTATTTGTCGCCCTGCTTCCCATACCTGGCCAAATGCCAGTAGCTGCCGCTGCCGCACTGATATTTCGCTGCAACCTGCCACTCAGCGTTGCGCTGACCTGGATTACCAACCCGGTGACCATGCCATTTTTCTTTTTTATCACCTATCAAATGGGCAGGTTGATACTTCAAACAGACCCTATCAACCTCACCACGCCGGAGTTAAGTTGGGATTGGCTTGCCAATGAATTTGGCCATTTATGGAAACCCTTATTAGCGGGTTCAGTCATCACCGGTTTATTATTTGGCGCCTTGGGCTATGGAGTCATGCAGCTTTACTGGCGCTGGCATGTAAATAACAACTGGAAGAAACGCAAGAAAATGCGCGCACAGAAAGCAGGACAAGCACTATAG
- a CDS encoding lipoprotein-releasing ABC transporter permease subunit: MLSRTIFLIGTRYGIARGQSHLVSFISRLSTAGLVIGVALLILVMSIMSGFEKELRENILGVMPQAMVYHRQAIEDPQALMAELKRHPRVLAATPFVQLQGLLSQQKRVAPVVIFGIDAKVEHTTSKLPTFLSPGTLEHLAGDKSAIVIGRGVAEKLNLNKDDSLSLILPTEGNTAPKVKVLKVLAILDTHTDVDNALALMDIESAAELSGHPGQVTGIRLKVDDLFAAPQIVRELMQNLPADYYGVSWMRTHGSVYQSIQMSKNMVSMLLFLIIAIAAFNLVSTLIMVVVDKQGDIAILRTMGASTYEIMAIFMVQGGLIGLIGTSIGLVLGILLSHWVTPMVQWIERTFGVQFLHSDVYPITYLPSELVIADVAKVVITALVISFFVTLYPAWRAARIQPADALRYE, encoded by the coding sequence ATGTTAAGCCGCACGATTTTTTTGATTGGTACTCGCTACGGTATTGCGCGTGGCCAAAGTCATTTGGTGTCATTTATTTCGCGCCTATCAACTGCCGGCTTGGTGATTGGGGTGGCATTACTTATTCTGGTGATGTCGATCATGAGCGGTTTTGAAAAAGAACTGCGCGAGAATATTTTGGGCGTGATGCCGCAGGCAATGGTGTATCACCGCCAGGCAATTGAAGACCCTCAGGCATTAATGGCGGAGTTAAAGCGCCACCCGCGGGTATTGGCAGCAACCCCTTTTGTGCAATTGCAAGGGTTGTTGAGCCAGCAAAAGCGTGTTGCCCCGGTCGTTATTTTTGGCATAGATGCCAAGGTGGAACACACTACCTCCAAACTGCCGACATTTTTGTCTCCGGGTACACTGGAGCATCTGGCTGGCGATAAATCCGCGATTGTGATTGGTCGCGGTGTCGCTGAAAAATTGAACCTCAATAAAGACGATAGCCTGAGCCTGATTCTGCCCACTGAAGGTAATACGGCGCCCAAGGTAAAGGTACTGAAGGTATTGGCGATTCTGGATACTCATACCGACGTCGATAATGCATTGGCATTGATGGATATTGAAAGCGCGGCCGAGCTGTCCGGACATCCTGGGCAGGTGACAGGTATACGGCTGAAAGTGGATGATCTATTTGCCGCCCCGCAAATTGTGCGCGAGCTAATGCAGAATTTGCCAGCGGATTATTATGGGGTCAGTTGGATGCGCACTCACGGCAGTGTTTACCAATCCATCCAGATGTCAAAAAACATGGTGAGCATGTTGCTGTTTTTGATCATTGCGATTGCCGCGTTTAATCTGGTTTCTACGCTGATTATGGTGGTAGTAGACAAGCAGGGCGATATTGCGATCCTGCGCACTATGGGTGCCTCGACTTATGAAATTATGGCGATCTTTATGGTGCAGGGTGGCTTGATTGGCTTGATTGGTACATCGATTGGATTAGTGCTGGGGATTTTGTTATCGCATTGGGTTACACCCATGGTGCAATGGATTGAGCGCACGTTTGGTGTCCAGTTTTTACACTCGGATGTCTACCCGATTACTTATTTACCTTCCGAACTGGTGATAGCGGATGTTGCCAAAGTGGTGATTACGGCACTGGTGATCAGCTTTTTTGTCACCCTCTACCCGGCATGGCGCGCCGCACGTATTCAACCTGCCGATGCGTTGCGCTACGAATAG